TAttgttaattaataattatataataaaatcttGATTTGTTATGAAACATAAGGCTTTAGGCACCTATACACATATCTGGATGAAAAATAACAACTTTCATTGAAAGAATACACAAGTGCAGGTGGAGCCCATAAAAAAGGAGCCGGAAAAAAGTTACAAAAAGGGCTTAAGTCCAAAATGATATCTATGATCTTGGACTGGTTAGAAATCAAAGAGGCATTGAAGATAGGGAATGGGAGAGTGCCATTGGCGAACTCAAAAGCCATTCCTACCAACCACGAAACCTTTGTCAAAATCAGATTGAGAAGCTTGCTTGAGCGGTCAACTAATGCGTTTGCTAGAAGCCCAAGTAAGGGGGAAGGATCACCTTGATAAATATCCCCAGAAGATATATAATTCCCTTGTCCTACAATTGAGTAAGAAGGAGAAATTTGTAGAAGCAATGCTGCTCCTGTTCCACGATTTCAATCTAGAGCGAAAGTTCTTAGCCTTGAGAACAGCTAGAAGGAAATTTCAATCAACCCTCTCAGAAGATCTAGCTTAGATGCTAGCCTTGTCACATCCCCTCCCAAGCTCACCTCTCAAGCCTAAAAGGAGACGTGAGGGcgacagataccacccttttgtgatacctactgcccatctcTTACATGTTTTGCTTAGTAAACTTACAGccaaaaaaatataacaataaatcTTTGGCTTAACTTCTTTTATTACATACAGCATAAAGTTTACAAGCCCTCAAACTCAACTTAACAGTTCCAAACTCTTAGTTATAGAAACTCATAATAACAAACTTAAGTCCGAAAGTGTGGCTGTAGTATAGCAGACCTTAACCTCAAGTGGCATCCTGAAACTCCTCTCTTTCGTTACCCGGGGGCGGGGGGataaaacatttggaaaacatgagctggGAAGCTTAGTGAGTGGTATGTTGTATACAAAAATAGGTTttgcttttgaaattcattttgaaaacgTTTGCACAGACAAACAGTCATAAAACAATATAAGAATATAAAAACGTAACCATCCCAGTTTGGTAACTGAGATACACTGGCATGATCATATGTTTTTCGAAGATGAATCATGTCAACCAAATACAAGACCGAGGAAACAAGTCTAGTACCTAATAAAACCCGCCaaatgtgcacatgtcgacaatATCCCACTAGACATACTCGGCTTACCATGGACATGAAAACAGACTTCGGATAGCCTCAGGATAATTGTGGACGCATGGTGACCTTCCTCAGCACCTGTTGGAGGCATGGTTGCATCAACAGACTAGTTGGGCGCATGGTCCACCCTCTTAGACGTAGCATGCCTTCTCAACTCAACTTCAGACTCCATTGGTGCATGGCATCATGACCAACGCATAGGCATACCCTTATTAACGCATGGCCTCTCCCTAAAACTCTAATTCTCTCTAGCTCTCTCTTTTTGAGTCTCCtttgagagaatttgagttGTGAGCTAAAACGAAGCTCTATCGGAGTATTTATAGGCCCTCCAGAGTGTCCTTGTCATCCTTCCTATGCCATCAATGCATGACACCTCCCCTCTTGAGTGTCTTCACCACGTTGAGCCACCACCTACTTGCATACGAGCTTGAGGTGTCTTCACCGTGCATAGTCCAACGCATAGCTCCTCTTTGAGCTGTCATTCCGACCTTTTGCATGTCCTACTATGCGTTCACCTCATCCTTGACTCGGCCAAGACTTCACTTGGTTGAGCCACGTATCCCACATTGTTGTCAATCCGACCTTGCTCTCCAAGTTCTCAAGTTAACGCATGTTGTGTAACCTATGTTGGGTGCATGGTTGCTTCACCAACCACCCGATATGCATCCAACATCTCCTTCCTATGCGCCCATATAGTGTGTCAACGCATGGTTCCCTAATTATGCTCCTAATTCACCTTTCATCTTATAGCATAGTTTCTTCCTTTGGTTCATAACTAGGGTATGTGTCCATTCCACACCTTTCCTTTAGGTATGCGTCCAATTAGGTTTCTTGGCTTCCTTGTTGTATCTCTTTTCCTAAAGGTTTGTCTTGTGCTTCCAACTTGCTCGTCATAGACCCAAAATGGAATCCACAAAATCCCCTATGCGCCAAACCCTAGTTTTATGCGCCCAACCTTAACTTTATGTGCCAATCCTTCCTTTACTTCCTTCTTCCTTGGTTTCTATCTCCTTCTTAAAGCATAGCTTTCTTGTTCACACTCAAAGACATAGCCATGTGTCATCTTTGCCTAACTTTTCCTCCAAGCATGCGCCCATAGGGCCATCTCTACGCCCGACACTATATTCTTTAGGGTTTCCTCCACTTGAAGTGTCCTATGTTGTcctacacttagccaaaatctCTCCCTTGAATACCCTATGCACCCATCATGCTTTCACTTGCACAATCTCCTTTGTTCGTAGCGTAGTCCCCAAGACTCGTAGCATAATCTTATAGCTTAGCCTCCAACATCCCCTAAACATCCAAAGTTTGTCCAAAACCTCCCCTTGGATGCACCTATTATGCATCCATCATGCTATGGCTTGGTCAACTATGCTATGACCTACTTCCTCCACTACACCATGCGTTAAACTTAACCTAGATTCTCCATCCTCACCTATGCTAATTCTCATAGCATAGTTTGGACACTTAATTTTTTACTCCAAATTTCTAAGGCATAGTTTTAGGTACTTAGTAAACTTTCCCCTTCCAAGGCTTGAACTATAAGCTCTTCTCTCCTCCACCTAAGGAATCCTACGAAGGATCGGATGTTACaagccttttcttttttcttgtcTTCCAATGTTAGAAGAATCTCATTACCACAAATATAGAATCAATAAAAATGGTTTCTAACTAACAAACTGCCAGAATCAATTATTTGTCTCTGACCAACAAAGGCAGCTTAATTAGGAGAGATTGTACCAGGCAAACAAGTCTTCACTCAACCTTTACATTAGATCCTTAGCTTCAATATTCTACCTGCAATTCGTTTAGGTTTGATCCCCTGCAACTGTGTTACCACTCTAGCAGTTGCATATATTTAGGTGGATACGatggaagaaaagagaaaactatcatttttttttagttagaaAAATTCTTCAATCCGTGTGGAAATGGggaagtttttttgtttttcctttttattgaTTGAATTTGAAGATGGTTTTCGGGTCCCCAATCTAAGCTTGTGAAATGATCCAGTAGGTTGGTAGAACGGAACAGGACGAGTGGTCAGTGGAGTTTACTGAAGGGATAATAATGTAATATATGTTGGTTATCACTCTACCTATTGGAAGAGGATGTCTTGGCAAAATCTTCTTCTTTCGGGATTTAATCTTATAACCTTCGAGTGtcttcaaaaatttatttgtgTCCCTCTAAAATTTTACATAGGGAAATAAAAGGCTAAGGTTATTGCTGTGAACATGATATGCTCCATTAGTTGTCAACTATGTCGAATGAATTCTCCTCCATCCCTGTTTTGATGAGAATGGATTGTTTTTGTGTTAGGCTGAGATTTGtgctattttgaaaatatgtgggggtaaaaaaaaatatatatatatccgaGGATGTTTGGATTCTCTGTTTCTCTGGAGCCCATTCAAGTAGTTGGCTCCCTTTTGTATACttgtgtattctttcattttttgctTAATAAGGCCaggtttttcattttcatttttttatttttttaataaaagtccTCGACTTCTAGAGAAATACTGGCTATAAGGTCTTATGGCGATCCTATTGGTAAAGCTATATTATTTTCTACGGATGGAATCTTTCATGGAGAGGAGAAAAAGTTGGAAATAGTGCACTTTGCAAAACAAAAGTAATTGGGATTTGAAAGAAGATGCAAACATTATGTTACCTCTTCGAATATTAGATGACCTCGTAGACAAAATTTATTATAACTTTATCAATTTATGTTCTAATCAGTGCAGATTATTATGTTCAATTGTTCACAATATGGTTATACTTTTAGCCTTTCCATTGAAGAAGAATGCTATTAGATTTAGGGGGACTGAACTGAAAGCATTTGACTAATAGATTAGACATGTCATGTAAATTAGTTATCAGCATTGCTCTTAGGGGCAAAAGGTTGTAACTTGTAAGGATAAGGTAAGAGAGAGCTCAGAGCATCGAATCAATGAGTTAATCCATGCCTTTTGGGCTTTGACTTTGGctcatttctctctttttttgtttGCTTTACGGCACGTCACTTTGGTTTGTTCCCAGCTCACGGTTTTGTATATTGTGATTTGGTTTCTTTATAAACTTCATCCCTCAGCCTTATCTGTTGCTGTGGCGACTACTTTCTGTCAAATGAACTGTTGTTGGAACGGGGCACAGGCACATCATTAACAAATACAAATGCTTCAAAGAATTACAGGTGACTTCTTGTTTGTTAACTGTTAATATGCGATTTAGTGTTGGTTTGAAATGACTTTCGAAGTTTTGATCTTACTAGACCAGCTAAAAGCTTACTCCAATTGATTATGGCATGCTTTGAGCCtcgaaatatatataatataaccaaaaaaattatttaagacATGCCTTTCTATGCTAACGTGGCATTTGGTTATTGGGGAATGGATATTGTTATCATAGTCAGCATTTTCTTCACTTGCCAATATATCCAAGGTGGAGAAATTAAATGTGAAATAAACATCCATTTTCCTTAAATGATTAATGGATTTAGATGGTGAAATTCAtcaaccatattatatttatggaACCCCTAAACCTTAAAGAATAATCCAACTTCCATTCCACCCAAGCAAAGTCTAGATTCTTCCAGGGGCATCTTATTATCATCATGGTACGTTACGTTTAATTTATATCCATAgacaatttaaaacaaaatctgGGCCGTTGATAGTTGAAGAACAAACAAAGTGAAGATGTACACGTGTGAGCTTTCAATTTGTGTTAAATCATGTGACCTTTGCACTGAGAAATCGGACAAAACctgttttttttagtaatttaattattattttttaataggaGACATGATCCCACTTGTAAAGCAATCCATAACCTGCTCCGTATTCAAGTagatatttttccttttgtcaCCATGTTTTCTGAGTCTTCATCCTTATCCATTTGAcatgttcttttttatttttttaatcccatatttgattaaaaaaaggaACTTTTATAATGCTAGCGTAGAAGATTTCctgattaattacaaatttggagAAAGGTAGGAGACGTTCGGGATaaggagttgattattatagtcttaagttattatagttggatcataatagtttgtatttgagatgcagactattttagtttgaattataataATGTGTTtgtgtgtaaattattttagtttaagaatgaaatagtaaatattgtagcaaagaataaaaaaaattatgaatagtGTTGACTGTAGCTAATTGGGGACTACAAAAGatgattattatagtcttaggataGTCCTTGTCCGAAACGATCCCTTAGAGGTTAGTTTGGTGGTTTAAAAGttagattttattagatataaaattgaggtgtttttaaatttagaaaattgggtaaattatttataaatatatagtaaaatatcactatATATCATAGACAGATCgcgatagaaatctatcagtttctgatagatgtctatcgcgTTCTATTGTGCAGTAATAAATGTTTATCACGATCTAACTATTACGGATAGACAGtgtcattttactatatttggaaatattttcaacacatttaaaacaattatcctataaaatttaattaatcaattattaattaagtttaaaacGTATTAAATGTGTTAGACtattattagatacaaaattaaaagtttaactAATCCgatgttatttttattaaacaaaattattgatacagtatattatattattacattCTCGTACTTTGGAGTTTATTTTAGGAATTTCAAAAGTTCTATTTTCTACCTTTAAACTTTGAAATTCATTCCAAAAACATCcttagttttttttcccttttgtcTTAATAAAGATATAATTGATGCAAAGATTATtgtgtaaaaattgaaaaacatgcCTGACAATATTTACAATATTTTGTAGCATTTGATATGTAGAAATTAACAATGCAAATGACTTtaactatatatttttaagatGAAATAAATGGTAATAACAACATATTCTTTTTTATAATTGGAAATACTATCATATATGccatttaatttttacacattaATTGCTACGTTGATTTCGTTTTTTATGTTAATCAAGAAGATAAAATTTTGGAACAATTTATTTGGGAGTAAATTTCACATGGATAGTCTTGCATACgccttttaatttttatatggcAATTGCTAATTCTTTATGGATGAAACATTCAACGTATCAGAATATATTTGGAAGATTTCCAAAAGTTTTAAGAGTGTTTTGTCTAATTAATCTATGGCATGTGTGATGcctataaaatttatatataggaaaaaagttaaaagaatttaattaatgaaagtcttatatttttaatttgaatagttGCAATTATttgaagtaaaaaaataaaatagaaaatgtgAACTTTTGGTTGAGTATGGGGGCGTTATAAAAGGTGCCTCAAGGTCGAGTATaggtctcacggtgtgaatttttGGGGAAAATGTgataaaaaaatgaagtatcttatATCCTATTTTCTTCACGTTGAATGCTTTAATAATATTTCACACtgaatgaagtatcatataacTCATTTTTTTCACATTGAATGTTTAatacaattaattatttttactaagttatTGTTTACTTTTGTCAATGTAACatttattttggataattaaataatattgattattgttcattaaatgttttaataaactttaataaatcaatcattgcatgcttgtaacaaatctaacTTTGACCTAAATAGTTTTACAATGCGCAAAATatgtatttataaaaaattataaggGCAAAGTAGGGACTCAAATATCCTCCTTCATAACTCAATTATATACACACCCTATAAATTGAGAATTTGGAATTTAGATATTTCAAAGGTTAGTGGTTCACTTTaaagtataatataatataaataaatggtttaaaaaatatagttCATGTtgagatttgaaagaaaagattTTAGTCAATGCTAACCTGAACATATATTTCAATAGTAATTGATGTATATTTCTTCTATTAAAATCAGAGGATTAACCTTTATACTCTACATTTATAATACTGAAAGAAAAAGTAATTATCCTATAACGATCAAATTGAATAATCTTCTATTGGGCAAATATCAATTCATACTCTCGATTTTGAgtgttatatcaatttaaatcttaaactaatagttataataatttaaacacTGAACTTTTATTTGTATATCAATTCAAACACTGAACTTTTATgcgtatatcaatttaaatcctaacctttcatgagtatgtttatttaaacACTAACTTTTagatggtttaaattgataactTATAAAATTTCAAGGTCTAAATTGTTATACTTGtaaaaatttaggatttaaattgatacaactattagtttagagtttaaattaataaaacctCAAAGTTCATagatgtaaattgatatttatcctAAAAATTACTTACGTGCATTTTGAGTTGAATAACACTTGGGTGCACCTATCTTTATACATCTCTTTTCACCGCtcacataaaacaaaatattaaaatatttcaaaaaagggaaaaaagtaaaatttatcACATGACAACTTATGATTAGACAAGTTGGTGGAATGTACAGATATAGGTGTTACTCgctctatttattaattttttattaaattttatctgTTATGTAGGTGAGGTGGACCGAAAAAATGGAAACATTGCTATAGGCTTCACCTAGTTACTggattctcttttttcttttacaaaataaaaacaagtcattttttaaaaatatatttattacatGACAAAATTTTATTGAGCAATTGTCTTTTAGTTTGGtgttgtgtgttttttttttttttttttttttttttttaaaaaaaaattaataaaaaaaaaaggttggcCAAGACAGTTCGAGCAGTGAGAGGTCTATTTATAAAACCATACACATGACCATAGAATTGGGCTTCTAAACAAAGTGATCAACAATGGTTCTGCTTGAGAAGCTTTGGGATGATGTTGTGGCTGGACCTCAGCCTGACCGTGGCCTCGGCAAGCTAAGGAAAATCTCCACCAAGCCCTTAGTCCTTAAAGGTAAAACTCCcccctttcttcttttttgatcactttcttaatttttcttttcaatctaatttgttgattctttcttttggtACAAATTCcttgttgttgattatatatatatatatgttgttaCTCTTACTATGACAATTTTAGATTTGGAAGGAGAGGGAAGCAAATACCAGAGATCGATGTCCCTGCCAGCTAGTCCGGGAACACCCACTACACCGGTGACACCTACGACGCCGTTCACGGCGGCGCGTAAGGACAATGTTTGGAGGAGCGTCTTCAACCCTGGTAGAAACTTTGCAACCAAGACTATCGGTGCCGAAGTCTTCGACAAACCTCAACCCAACTCTCCAACTGTTTACGACTGGTATGTACCCCCACTTTCCACCCCTTTTTACTGGGGCGATTATTATCCACGCGCCGCcttgtatatatatatcaaaactttaaaagaaaagttgtaAAGAATGGAAAATTGTAGTGATAGTGAAATGAAATTAGATTCCGGGGCATTTTGTCCTCAATATTCCCAACAGTTGGTGGATGATAAAAAAAGATTCGAAATTTTGATTCTCCCGAACGACATCCAAGCCGTCAGATCTGTTGACTTCGTCATGGTCCTGACATCCGAGGGCTTGGATGAGCCCTCTATTTTGTCCGATCAAACTGACATGAAACTGTTGTTTTGCGATTACAGGCTCTACAGCGGTGACACCAAGAGCCAGCACCGTTAAATGGTGGCTGCAGCGGCGGCGATAACCGGTGGCCGTATGTAAATAGCGTCGTGAAAGGTTCATGTTTGGTGACGTGAACCGGTGGGTTTTGGATGTTTATGTGATTTACATGTTCTAACTAGATCTTGGCATCTGAGCTATCCAAGCAAGTTTTTAGAGTGGTGTTTAATGTGTGAGTCTGTAGCTAATTAGGTTTAAGTCTGCTGACACAGCCGACGATCTGGACTACTACTCCATAGGGTCCGCCGTGCACGGCGGTGATTAGCGACTCATAATTGTTgtctaaataaaaattatcttttctttttcccctttaaatttaattaatcagtTGATAATGTATGATGTTGATGATACCCATTAAATTGTGATAAACCCGTCTTTATTACGTAATTGTGTAATGAAATGTTGGTAATGGAGTGGACCCACGACGCTAAAAAAGATCTAGAGTGGGGCCCAGTGTATTTCCAGCTAGGTCCCACAAATGTGGAAAGTGTGGGAAATTCCAAATGGTATAACAATACAAGCGGTTTATGGATAAGGATAGAGTCAGAATCAATCAGCTCGGTTGGAGGTTAAAATTattgcagtgttgtttttattcaATTTACATAGTGGATTTAATTGTAATTATTAGGCCAATTTTATTTGGCAGTTGAAAGATCAATTTCAATTAGTTTCCAAAGAAGGAATCAATCACACAACCAGATTTGACTAAAATTTTGCACCATCTTTCGGAAAAAGTTAAAGTAGATCCCATTAAGTTTCCAATTCATTACTTAGAGTAACTATAGCATTTTGTCCACACATTACTAAAAGAAAAAGTCACCTATTCAATAATAAACTATCATGAAGATGAAGAGAATGAAGTTGAGATGGATTATAGAATCAGACGCAACGTTATGAAAATTGCTCTACATTCTCAAGTCATGAACATCCATATTCCATGGTATATATATCCACCTAAGCTTTTATCAGTTTTGCATCAGTTAAATCCTGCATGGTTGATGAAAATGGCACATATACATGGCAAAAGGGGGAAACCAGTAGCAAGAAACTAATGCAGGTGGTTAGATAACATTATAACACATTCAGATGGGGAAAGAAGACATGTAGTTGGAGCTTCTTAAAGCCCTTGATATCTTGAGTTGATATATATACATGGAAATTTTACCTAAATCTTAATTTCAAGGATGAATTGCTAGTACGCTTAGCATGTCTGCACATAGAGACTTGATGCTTTTATCTTCTTAGCCAAACAAATTCCTCTTCAGCAGAACTCTAGCCCTTTTTCTTATATGCCAAGAGCTGGAATCAAGGGAACAAGCTTAAAATGTTGCACAGAAGGCTTTATACAAATGGTTATTGATGTAGTGGGTGCATTTTTTTTCAAAGCATTTGTGTGCTGTAGATTCAAGGCATACCAGATAACCACAAGCTAGCCTGTGTGCTTTGACTTTGGCCGTCGATAGCGTTTCTTGCTCGTTTAGTATCTGTATAATTTCTTTACATGGGTTCTTTAGAGTTCCGGAGTCTGAAGGATTGAGTTTCATTTGCAGCTCTTTTGCCACGCACATTTCAACAACATCAACGGAAAGCCCGGTTTTGAGAGCAACGTACTGCAGAAGAAAGGAAGCTCAAGGATCaactaaaaaatgaattaaGAATATAAACGGATGAAGTGCAGCTCCATTTAGTGACAGATTACTTGACTTAGGTGTCCAATCGTCACTGAAGGCCTGCAG
The nucleotide sequence above comes from Benincasa hispida cultivar B227 chromosome 3, ASM972705v1, whole genome shotgun sequence. Encoded proteins:
- the LOC120073142 gene encoding dormancy-associated protein 1-like; protein product: MVLLEKLWDDVVAGPQPDRGLGKLRKISTKPLVLKDLEGEGSKYQRSMSLPASPGTPTTPVTPTTPFTAARKDNVWRSVFNPGRNFATKTIGAEVFDKPQPNSPTVYDWLYSGDTKSQHR